A stretch of the Polyangiaceae bacterium genome encodes the following:
- a CDS encoding DUF2325 domain-containing protein, with product MRIGWIGGLSRDSRRLCVIAERAGHALDTHSGVVHGRGVEEIQAIVSRADLIVLVTDLNSHGGAAVTKRFCRLYGRELLVLKRCGAARFREVVSQLGSPRRAA from the coding sequence ATGCGGATTGGTTGGATTGGCGGGCTGAGCCGAGATTCGAGGCGCCTGTGCGTGATCGCCGAGCGGGCGGGACACGCCCTCGACACCCACAGCGGCGTCGTACACGGGCGCGGCGTGGAGGAGATCCAGGCGATCGTGAGCCGCGCAGACCTGATCGTGCTCGTAACCGACCTGAACAGCCACGGCGGCGCGGCGGTCACCAAGCGCTTCTGCCGACTCTACGGGCGCGAGCTCCTGGTGCTGAAGCGCTGCGGCGCTGCTCGCTTTCGCGAAGTCGTGAGCCAGCTCGGCTCACCCCGCCGGGCGGCGTGA
- a CDS encoding helix-turn-helix transcriptional regulator, translating to MAQRRTKPQPKPRTAARKPVEEHQPEPPSRQPPAVSDLTPILGVNVRRLRGERGWSLQHLADESGVSRAMLGQIELGQSAPTINVLWKISSALSVPFSALLSQVEDSPVTVLSASRSRTLRSRDGKFASRALFPADRPRHVEFYELRLAPHAAEHAEAHAPGTSENLIVTSGALELTVGSDRRLLHAGDAIFFLADSPHVYRNVSSEEAVLYLVMTYSRASGA from the coding sequence ATGGCGCAGCGCCGAACGAAGCCCCAACCCAAGCCGCGCACCGCTGCCAGGAAGCCCGTCGAGGAACACCAGCCGGAGCCCCCGTCTCGCCAGCCGCCGGCGGTCTCGGATCTGACTCCCATCCTGGGCGTCAACGTGCGCCGGCTGCGCGGAGAGCGTGGGTGGTCGCTCCAGCACCTGGCCGACGAGAGCGGCGTGAGCCGGGCGATGCTCGGCCAGATCGAGCTTGGCCAGAGCGCGCCGACCATCAACGTGCTCTGGAAGATCTCCAGCGCTCTGTCGGTGCCGTTCTCCGCGCTCCTGAGCCAGGTGGAAGACTCGCCGGTGACGGTGCTTTCAGCCTCGCGCTCGCGGACCCTCCGCTCGCGCGACGGGAAGTTCGCCTCACGGGCGCTGTTTCCTGCGGACCGTCCGCGCCACGTGGAGTTCTACGAGCTGCGCTTGGCCCCGCACGCCGCCGAGCACGCCGAGGCGCACGCCCCCGGGACCAGCGAGAACCTGATCGTGACCAGCGGCGCCCTGGAGCTGACGGTGGGCTCCGACCGTCGCCTGCTCCACGCGGGCGACGCCATCTTCTTCCTGGCCGACAGCCCGCACGTCTACCGCAACGTGAGCAGCGAGGAGGCGGTCCTGTACCTCGTGATGACGTATTCGCGCGCGAGCGGCGCCTGA